The region TACCCGGACTCGCCCGAGCGGCAGATAAACTGGAGCACTTCATCCATCATCGCGGGACTCTCGCCGCTGTGGCAGACCATATGCCCGCTTTGCTCCATAATCAGCACCTGTTTGCGTTCCGAGGGAATCGTCTGCCGGAGATAGTCCGCACTTTTGAATCTCACCAGATGATCCCGCCTGCCCTGTACAATCAAGGTCGGCACCTCCAGCTGCGGATAGACCTCGAAGCTCTCACGAACCAGCCGCTGGAACTCCCGCGTGGCCCTCATGGGTGTAGAACCCCATTTGCTGAGATAATTCCGCAGCATCTCCGGACGGACCAGCGTGCGCAGAATCTCGGCCGGATTGAGCGGATACACCGGGGTAGACAACAAGGTGAGCGACTGAATCCGGGAAGAATACTGAACGGACAGCCGCGACGCAATCAGCGCTCCGGTAGAGAAACCGATCAGATGTACTTTGTCGGAGCTTGAGAATAGCTGCCTGAGCTCCTCCTCAGCGCTTAGCTGCCAGTCTCCCCGGCTTGAATGAAGCAACTCTCTTCTGCCGCCTCCATGCCCATGCAGGGTAAACATTCTGGACACATAACCGCTGCGCTCCAGAAACTGCGCAAGCGGAGAAATCTCGTATTCACCTCCGGTGAAGCCGTGTATAAATAGACAAGTCTCCATGTTTCCTCCTCCCCAATCCTCTAATCCATCCATTTATAGAAAAATAAACCTTAACTATCCTGAAGTCAAGTGGGCACGGCTCTGACGGCTTTTTCGCGATGGTAGCGTTTCAGCGGGAAATAGAGGGATAACGCATAGCGTGAATATACCCACCCTTACAATTTCAAGCTCTACTCTCTGGGAGCTGCTATAGAGATACTACTGAAGCACCTGTCTGCTATCTCTCCCACCAGTTCAGGCTTAAAGCAGATATAATTGTCCCGACTGCCGCGCTTGAGGAGCTTACGCTGATGCTGATGACATTGTTCGGAGGGACGATAATGCTGCCGGTAAAAGCCGGACTGAACACTCCCGGCGCAATCTGAACATTCGCCAGCACAGTGCCCCCGGAAATAGCTGCGGTGGAGGACTGGACCGTCATGGAACTGGCTGCTGGGCTGGCCAGATTATTATTCACCGGAGTCACCGTGGACGGCGAGGATATCGTCCCTCCTTTGACAAGGGTAAAGCTGCCTGAGATCGAGGTCAGCACCGAGGTGCCGCCGATACTGCCGCTGATCCGGGACAGATACAAGGTCCGGCCGCTGCCCGCAGGATTACTGATGCGGACCGAAATGACAGCCGAGAGGAGCGACAGCACGATCGTTGCCGAGTTCGAGGCGTTCGCCGAGAATAAGACGGCTGCCTGCGAAGCGCTGATCTCCGGCGGGGCGCTGATGTCCGGTGCACGGAAGGTGTTCGTCATTTCCACATAGACCGGCTGGTCATTGTCATTGATTACATAGTTATTGGGCATGGTTCATCCTCTCCCCTTCCACTCTAGAATTCCCACCAGCTGATATTTCCCGTTGCCGCAGTACTCCCGGATGCAATCGTTACCGATAGCGTGAGCGAGTTGCCGGGAGGCAGAATAAGCCTGCCGTCCATATTAAGGATGACCGGACCTAGGGCCAGCAGCATTGACATTAATGTCGCCGGAGAACCTGTAGGCGCAGCCGTTGCGGTCCGGGCAGTACTGACGCTAGTGACCGAACTCCCGAAGTTATAGTTAACCGGAGTAACAGTAGAGCCCCCCACCGTCGCATTACGCAGTAGTGTTAAAGTGACCGACGCTGTGCCCGTGCTTGCGATAATGCGGGAGATATATAAGGTACGTCCGCTGCCGCCGGGATTAGCTACCTGCATGACAAGCGGGGTGGAAGTACCCACCGTGGAGGCAAACGGAATTCCAAACAATAAACCTGACATCGCGGCTCCCGCTTCAGGCAGAGTATCAATCCCGGGTGCAATATAGGTGTTAACCTGCTCGGTATACAGCGGCTGGCTGTTCTGGTTAAATACAGTCTCATTCGGCATATTCTCACTCCTTCTGTCGGTCTAGCATATTTTCATAGTATGCGGGGCTGTCCGGCAGGTTGTTTGGCGGCTGCGTATTTTTGCAGAGTTAACCCAGTCATTCTCTTAAAAAGCTCCATATCCTAATATCACACCATTCGAATGGTTCCTGCCTAGCTACACGTTCCTCCCTCTATGAACCGGCAGCCTATACATGCTTAAGGACCCAGACGACGGTTTGGGTCTTTTCATGAGCAGGCTGACGGCAGAAATTGCCCACAGAAAGGATGACTCATGTTGCCAAATTTCAGTTCATTTCAGGCTAATCCGGACAATCTGCGCACACTTATTTTCGGCCGGGACCCTTCAACTCTGATCGACCGCCCGCTCACCACCGATGCCAGCGGGAACCTGACCACCGTCATCTTGAACGGTACGATTACTAGCGTGCTTGGTGCAACTATCACTGCTGGTACTCTATCATCCGCTGGTACTGTGACGAACCTGCTAGACGGTACGATTACTAGTGTGCTTGGCGCGACTATCACTGCCGGTACATTAACATCTGCTGGTACAGTGACTAACCTGCTAGACGGTACGATTACTAGTGTGCTTGGCGCGACTATCACCGCCGGTACATTAACATCTGCTGGTACAGTGACGAACCTGCTAGACGGTACGATTACTAGTGTGCTTGGTGCAACTATCACTGCTGGTACTCTATCATCCGCTGGTACTGTGACCAACCTGCTAGACGGTACGATTACTAGCGTGCTTGGTGCAACTATCACTGCTGGTACTCTATCATCCGCTGGTACTGTGACGAACCTGCTAGACGGTACGATTACTAGTGTGCTTGGTGCGACTATCACTGCCGGTACTCTATCATCCGCTGGTACAGTGACTAACCTGCTAGACGGTACGATTACTAGTGTGCTTGGTGCGACTATCACTGCCGGTACATTAACATCTGCTGGTACAGTGACGAACCTGCTAGACGGTACGATTACTAGTGTGCTTGGTGCAACTATCACTGCTGGTACTCTATCATCCGCTGGTACTGTGACCAACCTGCTAGACGGTACGATTACTAGCGTGCTTGGTGCAACTATCACTGCTGGTACTCTATCATCCGCTGGTACTGTGACGAACCTGCTAGACGGTACGATTACTAGTGTGCTTGGTGCGACTATCACTGCCGGTACTCTATCATCCGCTGGTACAGTGACTAACCTGCTAGACGGTACGATTACTAGTGTGCTTGGTGCGACTATCACTGCTGGTACGCTGAGCAGCGTAACCTCTATCTCTCAGCGCAGCTTCGTTGAGCTGCCTACAACGGCAATTGCCACTTCGGATACCTATACACCGCTGCCTGCCAACAATACCAGTGTCCTTGGGACCTACTCCTACTTCATTGTGAACACCGGAGCCAATCCGGTGAATACACGGGTCGAGATCAGTGCAGACGGAACCAACTATTTCGTCGATACGACTGGAGACAACCCGCTGGCAGCAGGCTCTGTAGACGTAATTGTGCCTGCCCGCTTCCTGAAATACACCCGACTCTCTTATCAATCCGCGACGCCGGGTGCAGCTTCTACGCTTAATGTTATTTTTGATGCACAAGGAACGTAAGCCTAGTTTCCGTCATACGATGCAGAAGCCAAGAGTGCATGGGTACCCATGTACTCTTTCCTGTGCGGTATTCCGCATCTACATAAGACGGCAGCGCTTATACATGCTTATTTTTGCAGAATACCCGGAGGAACTAAGGCCCGCGAAGGAGGAACAATCTTGAATCTATCTGCCAAACCTACACTCGGAGTGCAGCTCATTGTCAACAATGAAGCCGAGCTGCTCCCCCGTTGTCTAGCCAGCTTGCAGGGCGCTGATGAAATCATCGTTGTCGATACCGGCTCAACCGACCCGTCCGTGGAGATCGCCCGCAGATACGGGGCAACGGTCATCGAAGCCCAGTGGAACTATCATTTCTCAGAAGCAAGAAATACCGGTCTCTCTCATGCAACGAGCAATTGGATATTGGTCTTGGATGCGGATGAAATCCTTCAGACCTCCATAGAGTCAATCAAGGAGATTCTCAAGGACAGCACAGCCGAAGCCTACACGGTACGCATAGAGAACCTGCTGGGTAACAGGCCCGAAGATCGTCTGTATCACCATCCTGTGCGGCTGTTCCGGGGTGGGCGGGGCTATCTTTTCAGCGGAAGAATTCATGAAAGTGTTGAGTCCTCTATTCTTACAAAATATGGGTCCGCCGCCATCGGGGCCAGTCCAATAGAGATTCTTCACTTCGGCTACCTGCCCCCGGTCATGAGCGCCAAGCATAAAATCAGCCGCAACGGGCAACTGCTGCGTCTTGCGCTTGCAGAAGAGCCTGACGATGTGTTCACCCGTTATAATCTGGCGGTCAACTGCTGTCAGGACGGACGGCTGGAGGAAGCCGGAGAACTGCTGCGCCAGAGTCTTATCCTCGCTCCGCTTCAGGCCTCTTACCGTCCCTCGATCGTTCGTGATCTGTGTACAATGGATCTGGAGAGCGGTCATGTAAAAGCGGTCGACAGCCTGCTAACCCGTGAGCTGACACGTTATGGAGATTATCCCGACCTGCATTACATGCAGGGCCAGTCCTGGGAGAGCCAAGGATTCTATGAACGCGCCGTCCAGTCTTACCAGCACGCCATAGATACCTCGTCTGCCCCGGCTCCGCGCAGAGCATACGTCACTGAACAGGGCATGGACAGCTTCCGCCCGCTGCACCGGATGGGGGCCATTTTCCAGCAGCTCGGGAAGCAGAAGGAAGCCGCGCAGCTGTACCATCGTGCGCTACAGCAGCACTCCCTGTATCTCCCCGCTCTGGAGGGGATCGCCTCTGCTTTTCAGGAGCTGGAGGTGCCGGATGGAGAGATTGCCGCACTCTTGATACAGCTAACCGGTACAGCGCAGCGTGCTGCAAGAACTGCAATTATCGGAACATTGTATCGGCTGGACGCTTATACGGCGATTGCAGAGCTGCCGCCCGCCGTCTGCCCGCTGGAAGAGGACACCTTGCTGTTCCTGCTGTCTTCCTGGATCATTACCGGAAAATATCATATGTTCAGGAAGACCGCCGCCCAGCTGCGGGCTAACCCCACCCAGCTGTCACCCGAAGGCCTAAATGCGGAGACTATACGGCAGCTCTGCCTGCTTGAGGCCGTCTTAACCTGGGAGCTGGGCGGGAAGCTGCAGGAGGAGCTGTGGCTGCAAACACCTGTGGAATTGCGTTCCGCAATGCTTGAGATCGAGAAGGAGTTGTCTCTTGATTCGTCTGAGCCGCAGGCAAAAACCGCTCCCTCCGGGGACTCCCAACTGCTGGCCGAGGTCATAAGGCTCGCTGTAAAGCACCAGTTCATCGCACTGGGCAAGCGGCTGGTTGAACGGTACCCGGCACATACACGCACTCTGGCAGAGGCACTTTATGAGGAAGGCTGGCGTGCAGAGGCGGGGGAACTATTCATCAACCTTGCAGGCAGCAAGGAAGCTTCAGGCGCAACCCTGCGGTATCTCGGAGAGCTGCTCATAGATAAAGGACATTATGCGGAGGCTGCGGGCTGGTACCGGCTTGCCTTGGGGGAATCCCCTGCAGACGATGCCGTCAGCACCGGACTGGCGCTCTGTTATCTGTATCTGGCAGAGCAGCGGCTCGCAGAAGCTGTAGAACGTCTCCAGGCGGCGGGACAGCAGGCTCAGGGTCCGCTTCAGGAGGACAGGGCAGCGGTTGCCCAATCCATCGCGGTGCTGCGCTGCACCCCCTGGCATACGAAGTGGAATTACACCCAGCGGCAGAGAGGAGCGGATCTGAGCTTATGACCACGAAACCACAGCAACCGCTGATTTCCTTGTGCATGATCGTCAAAAATGAAGCCGACAACCTGGCCCGCTGTCTCCGGAGTGTGCGCGGGACTGTGGATGAAATCATCATTGTGGACACCGGTTCAACCGATGCCACCCGCCAGATTGCCCGCAGCTTCGGTGCCCGGATTATCAATTACCCGTGGAACGGGGATTTTGCCGCCGCACGCAACGCCGGTCTGGCCCTGGCGCAGGGCACCTGGATTCTGGTGCTGGATGCAGACGAAGAGCTGGAGCCGGGCAGCCGGGAGGAGCTGCTGGTGTGCGCGAAGCATACGGAGTATGAGGCTTTTTTTGTGCGGATTCATAATCATCAGGGGACGGAGCGCGCTTCGCAGACACTTACGGTCAACCCGATCCTCCGGATGTTCAAGAACCGCCCGAATTATCGCTTCAGCGGCATTATTCATGAGCAGATTGCGGCTGTCATTGTGCAGGAGACCCCAGATGCCACGATGCATATGGGCACCGTCATTGTCCATCACTACGGCTATGCCGACGGGGTCGTGGAGCGGAAAGACAAAATCAGCCGTAATCTCGGATTGCTGAAGCAGCAGCTGGAGGAGAGTCCCGGAGATGCTTTTCAGCATTTCAATCTGGCGGTTGAATATATGCGGCTGGGCGATTACGGGCAGGCGCTGGAGCATATCGGCACCTCGCTGAACCTGGCCAAGCCGGGTACCAGCTATGTTCACCTGCTCTATAAATACAAAGTCCGCTGCCTGGCGGTAACCGGTGATTACCCGGGGGCGCTGGAGGCCTGCGGGCAGGGAAGCACGCTTTTCCCGGATTACTCCGATCTTCACCACCTCAAAGGTGCGCTGCTGCTACAGGTGTCTGCCTTAGCCGAAGCCAAGACCGCGCTGTGCCGGGCACTGGAGATTGGAGCCTCCCCTCCCCTCTACCATACGGAATCCGGGTTAGGCACCTATCTCACCCACACGCTGCTGGGGCAGGTCTGCCAGCAGATCGGCGAAGCGCATGAAGCGGCAGCCTGCTTCACCAGAGCAGCCCAGCTCCAGCCGGACCCCTGGCCGCTGATCCCGCGGCTCACGCGCCTGTTCAAATGCACGTTCCGCGAGCCAGAGCTCCACGGCTGGCTGGCCGGGCAGCTGCCCGGCATCCTGACAGAGCAGCGTCAGGATCTATTGCGCCTGCTGGTATCGGATGGCTGCTATACAGCGGCGGCTGATATGCTTGGGGGCGGGATCGCCGGTGCGGGTGAGATGGACGGTACGGCGCAGAGTGTGGGAGTGATGGAAGCGGCGGTGCGGGATGCCGGTGAGACGGACGATACGGCGCAGAGTGCGGGAGTGATGGAAGCGGCGGTGCGGGATGCGGGAGAGGTGGATGGTACGGCGCAGAGTGCGGGAGTGATGGAAGCGCCGGTGCAGGATGCGGGTGAGATGGATGGTACGGCGCAGAGTGCGGGAGTGATGGAAGCGCCGGTGCGGGATGCGGGAGAGGTGGATGGTACGGCGCAGAGTGCGGGAGTGATGGAAGCGGCGGTGCGGGATGCGGGAGAGGTGGATGGTGCAGGGCCGGAGGTGCCGCCTACCGCTGATTTGTTGGAGCTGATGCAGCGGGCGGAAGCAGCTTCCGCAGCGGAGCTGGGCTACGATGATATTACCGGGCTGCTTAATCATCCTGCAGTTGTCCTAGCAGACCGGAACACCTCACTCCCCTTATCTGCTATTGCTGCGGCTGTGCGGCCCTGGATTCTTTTGGCTGACAAGGTTCTGGCTGGACTCGCAACCTCAGCCCTATATTCACCGGCGGCTGCGGCAGCCCGTCTCACACTACCACTTCCCAGACCAGCCGATTAGAATGTCATCAGATGACCGTACATTTAAACATCCGCCGGTTCTTCCTTCTCCCCTTTTTGGGCAGATTTAGTTGTACAGACTACAGCTATCTAATGAAAGTGTGCTTTATCGCGGGTTTTAGGTGTACGCTCTGCAACTACCTCTTTCTAGTCCATTTTATCAGGAGAGTGCCGGTGTGACTGGTCGCTGGCGGACTGAGGATCGTTTATTTTGGAGAAAACGCATGATTCGGAAGAGTTGCGGACTCCACGGCGCTTAAAGACGGATCTGCTGCCCAAAATCATCGGTTAGAGAGACAATAGGGCCCTCTCAGTCCGCCACTCTGTAAAAAGTACTGTTTTTGGGGAAATAACGGCTCCCCAGTCCGGCAGGAATATACCCGCTCCGCTTCTGTGCACTCCCGCTTTTTCAATCAAATACTGTTAGAAAGGAGCTTACAGACCATGGATACTCCCGGAATCTCGCTCTGCATGATCGTCAGGAATGAAGCGCAGCATCTGGAGCAATGCCTGCAGTCGGTTCAGGGTTTGGTCTCGGAGATCATTATCGCAGATACCGGATCAGAGGATAACAGTATGGCTATCGCCCACAGGTTCAGTGCCCGGGTGATCCGGCTGCCCTGGGAGCACGATTTCTCCAAAGCCCGTAATCAGACCCTACAGCTGGCCTCCTACGGCTGGATTCTGGTGCTGGATGCAGATGAAGCCCTTGCTGACTGGAAGGCGGAGGAGTTAGTGTGTCTGCTGGAATCGGAGTGTGCAGACGGGTATTTCCTGCCTTTTATCCATTATGTGGGAGAGGGCTCCGGGCGCGAATACGTGACAGACAATGTGTGCCGGCTTTTCCGTAATGATTCACGTATTTGTTTTCGCGGCAGCATTCATGAAGAGGTGGCCTCCAGCATCTGGAGCCTCCCCGGCGGACATATCGCTTATGCCCATCTGCCTGTGCACCATTACGGCTATTTGGATGATGAGCTTCAGCGCAAAAATAAAGCCAGCCGCAATCTGGAGCTGATCCACACCGCTCTGCGGCTTGAACCGGACAGCGTTCCTCTGAGGTACGCACTGGGCACGGAATATTACCAGCAGGGACAATATCAGGCAGCGGCAGATCTTCTCCTGCCACTGTTAGAGGAAGCCCCGCCAGACTCCGGGTATACCGCTGACCTGTATCTTAAGACAGCCTTTGCCCTCCAAGCGGGCGGGCGGCCTGCGGACGCGGAGCCTGTCTATCAGGCGGGGATTGGGCTGTACGCAGATTTCACCGATTTGCTGGAGAGCTATGCGGGGCTGCTCATGGAGCAAGGGCAGGCATGGCAAGCTTACCCTCTGCTTCAGCAGGCGCTGGACAGCGGGGATACCGCGCACAAATACCCCTCCTCCTCCGGCAGCGGAACCTACCGTACCCGCCTATTCGCCGGGCGGGTCTGCGAGCGGCTCTTCCTCTACGAGGAAGCGCTGGAGCATTACAGGCAGGCGATCGGCTACTCGCCTGACGATCTTGCCGCCTGGGAGCAGCTGGCCACGCTGTGCCTGCTGTCCGGGCAAGCGGACCAGCTGACGGTGTTCACGCGTCAGCTGCTCCCTGCCCTGCCCCGGCGAGTGCTGAGCAGGCTGGTGCCTGCCGCACTCAATGCCCGCGCCGCCCCGTGGCTGGCGGCGCTTCACGCAGCACCGCATCTGCCGGAGGATATCCGGCAGGTGCTTGAGGTGCTGCTGCGGACGCTGTTCCGGGACCCGGAACAGCCCGGGGCCGCATCCGCCGGGCTTGCGCGGATGCGGGGGGATGCGCCGGATAACCCTTGGGTATCCGGCTATCTGTGGGCCTTGTCCTGCCGCAGCGGCGGAATCACCGCGGCAGGACAAGGCTTGGGGCGGCTGGCGGAGCTGCCGCCCGGGCTCGCTGCCGCGCATCGCCGGCTCGCGCAGCAGCAGGCCAGCCCGGCGGAGCATGGTGCCGATGCGCAATCAATCTCTTCATCTCCAGCAGGGGGCTCCATTCATCCCCCCGTTATCAGTAGCTTCGCCGATTCGGAACACCGTGCAGACACACCGCTTAGCTTTGCAGATTTTTCTTACGCAGCACAACTGCTCCTTCAGGCAGGTGCTTGGGATACATTACTCCTGCTTGGCAGGCCCACTAGCGCTTCACGCTTTCTCTGGAGCAGACTTCCCCTGCCACTGCTGCGGGGACTGCTGGATGCACCTGTTTCTTTTAAAATGCAATGGTGTGCGGATTACATCCGGCAATCACAACACCATAGCCTTCCTGGTGATGTTGCGGAATGGCTGCTCTATGCAGCCATCGCCCAGTCTTGCGGGCAGGTGCCGCAGCTTACGTCCACCGATGAACAGACACTGCTGCAATCCGGCAGCGCTGCCGCAATCACTGGCCTCAGCTATCACATGCTCCTTCTTGCGGCGGAGGTTCACCCACAGGGCAACATCTCCGCTACAGGCAGCATTCCGTGGCTGCTGCTTGTAAAGTCGGCGCTTCAGAGTGGGGATGACAGAGATAACAATGTCTGAAGCTACAATTGACTTCAGCGCTCACGGAATCTTTTACAATATTTAGTTTACTCATTCTCTTAAAACACTCATAGAAACGAAAAACCCTGAGGGATAGCTCCCTCAAGGTCAACTTTAAAACTTTCTGCTCAGTTATAAATATTATACTCCTTAGCAATTACCCACCCATTAAGACCATATGAAGCGGAGATCACATAATAGTTGTAATTCTCATGCAGTAAATATTCAAGCAAATCCTCACTTTTTTCATAATACATCGGCCAAGCGGAGTCTTTTTGCTTCTCTAACAACTCCTTGTTATCTTTGACAAATGAATTTATTTCAAATTGGCTAATATCAAGAAGAATACTCCCTGGCAACTGCGTTTCAAACATATGCGCCAAGACATCAATGAACTCAATCATGACGGAAACTGAATTGTCTTTGCCGCCCAATTTCATTATCATGAATACTTTGCACCCCCGTACCTCCCAGTGAAAATCCTGCTCAAAATACAACATTCCCTTGCTCATCCCGGCTATATTCCAATATTGTTGCATAAAAATCAGGATTTCTCATCCTCCAAACGCTTAGCGGGGGTAATTCTTGCATTTTATACAACAACCCTATCAAATCCCCGGATATCCAGGTCGCCGGGTTGCATTATGTACAACATTTTGGGAATACAGCGATGAAAAATATTAGTTAATTGACGCGTTCCTCCAGCACCACGGCAAAAGAGGCCCTGCCATAAGCCAAGGCCTCATTCCTCCTGTATTCACCTACGATAAGTCGACATCCTTACCATCTATCCGTCATCCTTACCGGCTTGATAACGCCTGCACCGAATTCCAGCCGGTCAATACATAACATGCGGTTGCCCGGCTCAGGATCGCCGATGATCCGGCGGTGGTAGACGATCAGCCATTCATCCCGCTCGGGCAGATGCAGATATCCGTGATGGCCGGGGCCTTCCGCCACCGGCTCCTGTCTCTCCAGGATCGTCCCATGGTTCGCGAAAGGTCCCAGCGGACTTGCGCTTACACCATAAGCGACCCGGTAGGTCCCGTTGGTCCACCCGCCCATTGACCACATCAGGTAATAAAGGCCGTCCTTCTTAAGCATACACGGCCCCTCCACATAACCGGGCGGAGTAACGGAACGGATGACCTCTCCGTCCGGGAACGGAACAAACCCCGTCATGTCTTCATTCATCCGGCCCACATTGCAGTGTCCCCACCCGCCGTAATACAGATAGACTGCGCCGTCTTCATCCTTGAACAGATGAGCGTCAATCGGCTGCGCGCCATGGATGAACCGGCCGATCAGCGGCCGGTGGAGATACCCCCGGTAAGGGCCTTCAGGGGTATCCGCCACGGCAATCTCCAGTCCCCCGGCTTCGCCGTCCTGCTGAATATCATTCG is a window of Paenibacillus sp. FSL H3-0469 DNA encoding:
- a CDS encoding alpha/beta fold hydrolase — encoded protein: METCLFIHGFTGGEYEISPLAQFLERSGYVSRMFTLHGHGGGRRELLHSSRGDWQLSAEEELRQLFSSSDKVHLIGFSTGALIASRLSVQYSSRIQSLTLLSTPVYPLNPAEILRTLVRPEMLRNYLSKWGSTPMRATREFQRLVRESFEVYPQLEVPTLIVQGRRDHLVRFKSADYLRQTIPSERKQVLIMEQSGHMVCHSGESPAMMDEVLQFICRSGESG
- a CDS encoding DUF6385 domain-containing protein, whose translation is MLPNFSSFQANPDNLRTLIFGRDPSTLIDRPLTTDASGNLTTVILNGTITSVLGATITAGTLSSAGTVTNLLDGTITSVLGATITAGTLTSAGTVTNLLDGTITSVLGATITAGTLTSAGTVTNLLDGTITSVLGATITAGTLSSAGTVTNLLDGTITSVLGATITAGTLSSAGTVTNLLDGTITSVLGATITAGTLSSAGTVTNLLDGTITSVLGATITAGTLTSAGTVTNLLDGTITSVLGATITAGTLSSAGTVTNLLDGTITSVLGATITAGTLSSAGTVTNLLDGTITSVLGATITAGTLSSAGTVTNLLDGTITSVLGATITAGTLSSVTSISQRSFVELPTTAIATSDTYTPLPANNTSVLGTYSYFIVNTGANPVNTRVEISADGTNYFVDTTGDNPLAAGSVDVIVPARFLKYTRLSYQSATPGAASTLNVIFDAQGT
- a CDS encoding glycosyltransferase; this encodes MNLSAKPTLGVQLIVNNEAELLPRCLASLQGADEIIVVDTGSTDPSVEIARRYGATVIEAQWNYHFSEARNTGLSHATSNWILVLDADEILQTSIESIKEILKDSTAEAYTVRIENLLGNRPEDRLYHHPVRLFRGGRGYLFSGRIHESVESSILTKYGSAAIGASPIEILHFGYLPPVMSAKHKISRNGQLLRLALAEEPDDVFTRYNLAVNCCQDGRLEEAGELLRQSLILAPLQASYRPSIVRDLCTMDLESGHVKAVDSLLTRELTRYGDYPDLHYMQGQSWESQGFYERAVQSYQHAIDTSSAPAPRRAYVTEQGMDSFRPLHRMGAIFQQLGKQKEAAQLYHRALQQHSLYLPALEGIASAFQELEVPDGEIAALLIQLTGTAQRAARTAIIGTLYRLDAYTAIAELPPAVCPLEEDTLLFLLSSWIITGKYHMFRKTAAQLRANPTQLSPEGLNAETIRQLCLLEAVLTWELGGKLQEELWLQTPVELRSAMLEIEKELSLDSSEPQAKTAPSGDSQLLAEVIRLAVKHQFIALGKRLVERYPAHTRTLAEALYEEGWRAEAGELFINLAGSKEASGATLRYLGELLIDKGHYAEAAGWYRLALGESPADDAVSTGLALCYLYLAEQRLAEAVERLQAAGQQAQGPLQEDRAAVAQSIAVLRCTPWHTKWNYTQRQRGADLSL
- a CDS encoding glycosyltransferase yields the protein MTTKPQQPLISLCMIVKNEADNLARCLRSVRGTVDEIIIVDTGSTDATRQIARSFGARIINYPWNGDFAAARNAGLALAQGTWILVLDADEELEPGSREELLVCAKHTEYEAFFVRIHNHQGTERASQTLTVNPILRMFKNRPNYRFSGIIHEQIAAVIVQETPDATMHMGTVIVHHYGYADGVVERKDKISRNLGLLKQQLEESPGDAFQHFNLAVEYMRLGDYGQALEHIGTSLNLAKPGTSYVHLLYKYKVRCLAVTGDYPGALEACGQGSTLFPDYSDLHHLKGALLLQVSALAEAKTALCRALEIGASPPLYHTESGLGTYLTHTLLGQVCQQIGEAHEAAACFTRAAQLQPDPWPLIPRLTRLFKCTFREPELHGWLAGQLPGILTEQRQDLLRLLVSDGCYTAAADMLGGGIAGAGEMDGTAQSVGVMEAAVRDAGETDDTAQSAGVMEAAVRDAGEVDGTAQSAGVMEAPVQDAGEMDGTAQSAGVMEAPVRDAGEVDGTAQSAGVMEAAVRDAGEVDGAGPEVPPTADLLELMQRAEAASAAELGYDDITGLLNHPAVVLADRNTSLPLSAIAAAVRPWILLADKVLAGLATSALYSPAAAAARLTLPLPRPAD
- a CDS encoding glycosyltransferase, whose product is MDTPGISLCMIVRNEAQHLEQCLQSVQGLVSEIIIADTGSEDNSMAIAHRFSARVIRLPWEHDFSKARNQTLQLASYGWILVLDADEALADWKAEELVCLLESECADGYFLPFIHYVGEGSGREYVTDNVCRLFRNDSRICFRGSIHEEVASSIWSLPGGHIAYAHLPVHHYGYLDDELQRKNKASRNLELIHTALRLEPDSVPLRYALGTEYYQQGQYQAAADLLLPLLEEAPPDSGYTADLYLKTAFALQAGGRPADAEPVYQAGIGLYADFTDLLESYAGLLMEQGQAWQAYPLLQQALDSGDTAHKYPSSSGSGTYRTRLFAGRVCERLFLYEEALEHYRQAIGYSPDDLAAWEQLATLCLLSGQADQLTVFTRQLLPALPRRVLSRLVPAALNARAAPWLAALHAAPHLPEDIRQVLEVLLRTLFRDPEQPGAASAGLARMRGDAPDNPWVSGYLWALSCRSGGITAAGQGLGRLAELPPGLAAAHRRLAQQQASPAEHGADAQSISSSPAGGSIHPPVISSFADSEHRADTPLSFADFSYAAQLLLQAGAWDTLLLLGRPTSASRFLWSRLPLPLLRGLLDAPVSFKMQWCADYIRQSQHHSLPGDVAEWLLYAAIAQSCGQVPQLTSTDEQTLLQSGSAAAITGLSYHMLLLAAEVHPQGNISATGSIPWLLLVKSALQSGDDRDNNV
- a CDS encoding glycoside hydrolase family 43 protein, which codes for MRGITNPVISGWYADPEARTYGGRHYIYATRSFTEYTRQMNLDAFSSDDLIHWQKHESIIAMEDFPWIWRAVWAPTQLEQGGRHYLVFASNDIQQDGEAGGLEIAVADTPEGPYRGYLHRPLIGRFIHGAQPIDAHLFKDEDGAVYLYYGGWGHCNVGRMNEDMTGFVPFPDGEVIRSVTPPGYVEGPCMLKKDGLYYLMWSMGGWTNGTYRVAYGVSASPLGPFANHGTILERQEPVAEGPGHHGYLHLPERDEWLIVYHRRIIGDPEPGNRMLCIDRLEFGAGVIKPVRMTDRW